One window of Quercus robur chromosome 5, dhQueRobu3.1, whole genome shotgun sequence genomic DNA carries:
- the LOC126728648 gene encoding putative calcium-transporting ATPase 13, plasma membrane-type → MASIAPGADKADKGSLALDIVSSSRTSNISQDDSGEAISAEKISNNCVGDAKLQQANVAGMEGYLDSMQKVGGVQEIAEALETDLEKRIFPGLEQDLCSQRIANTLSLTQAPARNHWQWIVSMLRDRKLILKGDESEKGSVALDNVRTSDTREADLEISSASPQVSISVNLDGENDKCIWEVKLQHADIANMVKEKNLDLMQKFGGIPRIAEALGTDLEKGILDFKKDPCTRHMDIANSSPSLAQAPAQGCFNSLLKTCNDWSIFLLFVYAMLLLGFGIVMKSPTDWHKGVITILFIMVLVAIHSLRELWLERSRQMSRTQKTLEMHQVEVEVEVIREGSSQKVSISDVLLGDIVCLERGSLVPADGLLVSGEYIKLDDDLDSIINNENPFLFYGPKVIDGKGRMLVTSVGINTTLGDLLNKVTYGALNKTPLPVQLDKLNTGIQITGLLLSILNLVVLFFHFMLQKKIFHFNLPDLKGKVIASKEIMDTSKKIFLTPNGKFNMLSTSILTFLFGVTEGIPFVVTLAIGYWNKKMLFGKVTVQEPLACLTMNSVTTVCIDKSGWRSLNPVEVDMDSTRGEIEAWINAGVNIILVSEDSVSILEDIASDYGLLPNADKLKLEAKEFRNYTNEKRMDEVDKIILMGSLIPSDKLLLVQCLKKKGHTVAMVGVKPNVIPALKEADVRITIQTCSSEMVRESCNIIIMDGNLSILVSLVRCGRCIHDNICKYMQLELTMNIAGLLITFITTTIYGYSPITTIQLVWANFVVTLLGGLGLLTEPPSKKLMEKPPLRQTEPLINMTVWTNVVIQALYQSAVSVTWQFKGQTMIGINKEVSNTIIFNIFVLCQVCNIINARQVKKMTVVENFPRNPLFWLAVGVILLLQVVFIEITRILAVLAYARLNLFQWFVCLSVGMVSWVINCLLIGLQSACTS, encoded by the exons ATGGCCAGCATAGCTCCAGGAGCAGATAAAGCTGACAAGGGTTCTCTTGCTCTAGACATAGTTTCCTCATCAAGGACTTCTAATATCAGCCAGGATGACTCGGGAGAAGCaataagt GCTGAGAAAATCTCCAACAATTGTGTTGGTGATGCAAAACTGCAACAAGCAAACGTTGCTGGGATGGAGGGGTACTTGGATTCAATGCAGAAGGTTGGAGGCGTCCAAGAAATTGCAGAGGCTCTAGAAACAGATTTAGAGAAGCGAATATTCCCTGGTCTTGAGCAAGATCTATGCTCTCAACGCATTGCTAACACACTCTCCCTAACACAAGCTCCTGCCCGAAACCATTGGCAATGGATTGTTTCAATGCTACGGGATCGAAAACTCATACTGAAAGGAGATGAATCTGAGAAAGGTTCTGTTGCTCTAGACAATGTCAGGACCAGTGACACAAGAGAAGCA GATTTGGAAATCTCATCTGCATCACCTCAAGTCTCCATTAGTGTAAATTTGGATGGTGAGAATGACAAATGTATCTGGGAGGTAAAACTCCAACATGCAGATATTGCCAATATGGTAAAGGAAAAGAACTTGGATTTAATGCAAAAGTTTGGAGGCATTCCAAGAATTGCAGAAGCTCTAGGTACTGATTTAGAGAAGGGAATCCTTGATTTTAAGAAAGATCCATGTACTCGACACATGGATATAGCTAACTCATCACCCTCCCTAGCACAGGCTCCTGCACAAGGCTGCTTCAATTCACTCTTGAAAACATGCAATGATTggagtatttttcttcttttcgtgTATGCAATGCTGCTTCTTGGCTTTGGGATTGTTATGAAAAGCCCAACTGATTGGCATAAAGGTGTCATAACAATTCTTTTCATCATGGTGCTTGTGGCTATTCATTCCTTACGGGAACTTTGGCTTGAACGTTCGCGGCAGATGTCAAGAACGCAGAAAACTTTGGAAATGCACCAAGTGGAAGTGGAAGTCGAGGTCATCAGAGAGGGAAGCTCGCAGAAAGTATCCATCTCAGATGTTTTGTTGGGTGACATAGTATGCCTCGAGAGGGGATCTCTAGTCCCTGCTGATGGTTTGCTCGTATCTGGTGAATACATAAAACTGGATGATGATCTTGACTCCATCATTAACAACGAAAACCCATTTCTGTTCTATGGTCCAAAGGTGATTGATGGAAAAGGTCGCATGCTAGTTACATCAGTGGGCATAAACACGACATTGGGTGACTTGTTAAACAAGGTTACCTATGGCGCCCTCAACAAGACCCCATTACCAGTGCAACTTGATAAGCTGAACACTGGCATACAAATTACAGGGCTTTTACTCTCCATCCTCAACCTTGTAGTGTTGTTCTTCCATTTTAtgcttcaaaagaaaatatttcattttaaccTCCCAGACCTCAAGGGGAAAGTAATTGCAAGTAAAGAGATCATGGATACaagtaagaaaattttcttgacACCAAATGGGAAGTTCAACATGTTATCAACTTCAATTCTTACGTTTCTGTTTGGAGTAACAGAAGGGATACCTTTTGTAGTCACTCTTGCCATTGGTTATTGGAATAAGAAGATGCTATTTGGCAAGGTCACGGTTCAAGAACCCTTGGCTTGTCTCACCATGAATTCAGTCACGACTGTCTGTATTGACAAAAGTGGTTGGCGATCACTAAACCCGGTGGAAGTTGACATGGACTCGACAAGAGGAGAAATAGAAGCTTGGATAAATGCTGGAGTCAATATCATACTGGTTTCAGAAGATAGTGTCTCAATATTGGAAGACATAGCTTCTGATTATGGACTGCTTCCCAATGCAGATAAATTGAAGCTTGAGGCTAAAGAGTTTCGAAACTACACCAACGAAAAGCGGATGGATGAAGTGGATAAAATCATCTTAATGGGAAGTTTAATCCCTTCTGACAAGCTCCTATTAGTGCAATGTTTGAAGAAAAAAGGTCACACAGTAGCAATGGTTGGAGTTAAACCAAATGTGATTCCAGCACTAAAGGAAGCTGATGTAAGGATCACCATACAGACTTGTAGCAGTGAAATGGTTAGAGAAAGTTGTAACATCATCATCATGGATGGAAATCTCAGTATCTTGGTCAGTCTTGTCAGATGCGGAAGATGTATTCATGACAATATTTGCAAGTATATGCAACTTGAGCTCACCATGAATATAGCAGGGTTGTTGATAACCTTTATCACGACAACGATTTACGGATATTCTCCGATTACAACCATCCAATTAGTCTGGGCAAACTTTGTTGTGACTCTTCTTGGTGGCCTTGGATTATTGACAGAGCCACCATCAAAGAAACTGATGGAAAAGCCACCATTGAGACAAACTGAACCACTTATCAACATGACCGTGTGGACTAACGTTGTCATCCAAGCTCTGTATCAATCTGCCGTCTCAGTGACATGGCAATTCAAAGGGCAAACCATGATTGGTATTAACAAGGAGGTTAGTAATACCATTATCTTCAATATTTTTGTCCTCTGCCAAGTCTGTAACATTATTAATGCAAgacaagtgaagaagatgactGTGGTTGAGAACTTTCCTCGTAACCCGTTGTTTTGGTTGGCAGTGGGTGTTATTCTGCTGCTGCAGGTGGTTTTTATTGAAATTACACGTATTCTGGCAGTGTTAGCATATGCAAGGTTGAATTTGTTTCAGTGGTTTGTTTGTCTTTCAGTTGGGATGGTTTCATGGGTTATTAATTGTCTATTGATTGGGTTACAAAGTGCATGCACTTCTTGA